In Streptomyces qaidamensis, one DNA window encodes the following:
- a CDS encoding GNAT family N-acetyltransferase, which yields MNVELRPVHDSDLPVFFRQMNDPESLSMAAFTPEDPADRAAFDTRWSRQRSSPDIVARTVLADGDVVGSAAVYGVPGEREVTYWIDRAYWGKGIATRALRALLAEVPERPLYARAASDNAGSLRVLEKCGFRVVAAARGYAPARGAEIDETVLLLEG from the coding sequence ATGAACGTCGAGCTGCGCCCGGTCCATGACAGCGATCTGCCGGTCTTCTTCCGGCAGATGAACGACCCGGAGTCCCTGAGCATGGCGGCCTTCACCCCGGAGGATCCGGCCGACCGGGCCGCCTTCGACACCCGCTGGTCCCGGCAGCGCTCCTCGCCCGACATCGTCGCCCGCACCGTCCTGGCCGACGGTGACGTGGTCGGCAGTGCGGCGGTGTACGGGGTGCCGGGTGAGCGCGAGGTGACGTACTGGATCGACCGCGCGTACTGGGGCAAGGGCATCGCCACCCGGGCCCTGCGAGCGCTGCTCGCCGAGGTGCCCGAGCGCCCGCTGTACGCGCGGGCGGCGTCGGACAACGCGGGGTCGCTGCGCGTGCTGGAGAAGTGCGGGTTCCGCGTGGTGGCGGCGGCCCGGGGGTACGCCCCGGCCCGCGGCGCCGAGATAGACGAGACGGTGCTCCTCCTGGAGGGCTGA
- a CDS encoding sensor histidine kinase, whose translation MSALARLLFGRRARLRWIHLILGGALAMPYVLVGSVVIGPATGATDVFGSLPLQLASFGVGLPLAAVTSLFPLTRPLESAAVRWLCGVDADRLALTPARTRGEKGRTAAWFTLHLGFGGIIAGMSLALPPFAAMLIVLPVLAELRGDRLGLPEVLDHTWALALAPVAGALSLVALAGCAAGCGALLARWAPPLLGPTPRERLAAAEARAADLAVRNRLARELHDSVGHALSAVTLQASAARRVLDSDPAFVREALAAIEDTTRRTVGELDAVLGVLREGDAPGTAPAPTLAADLDGLLRRTRAGGQRVRATVDADPEALPPLLSREAYRIVQEGLSNALKHAGERAAVELRITVAGGALEITVENPVDGAAPSRAGGGHGLRGMADRARLLGGTATAGPTGTQTWRLHATLPMTGPVMRGPA comes from the coding sequence GTGAGCGCACTGGCCCGGCTGCTGTTCGGCCGGCGAGCGCGCCTGCGGTGGATCCATCTGATTCTCGGCGGTGCGCTGGCCATGCCGTACGTCCTGGTCGGCTCGGTGGTCATCGGCCCGGCCACCGGCGCCACGGACGTCTTCGGGTCCTTGCCCCTCCAGCTCGCCTCGTTCGGTGTGGGCCTGCCGCTCGCGGCCGTCACCTCGCTGTTCCCGCTGACCCGGCCGCTGGAGTCGGCCGCCGTGCGCTGGCTGTGCGGGGTGGACGCGGACCGGCTCGCCCTCACACCTGCGCGGACCAGGGGCGAGAAGGGCCGTACGGCTGCCTGGTTCACGCTGCATCTCGGGTTCGGCGGGATCATCGCGGGGATGTCACTGGCGCTGCCGCCGTTCGCCGCCATGCTGATCGTGCTGCCGGTTCTCGCGGAGCTGCGCGGCGACCGGCTCGGGCTGCCCGAAGTCCTGGACCACACCTGGGCGTTGGCGCTCGCTCCCGTCGCGGGCGCGCTCTCGCTGGTGGCCCTGGCCGGCTGTGCGGCCGGTTGCGGCGCGCTGCTGGCCCGCTGGGCGCCTCCGTTGCTCGGCCCCACGCCCCGGGAGCGGCTCGCCGCCGCCGAGGCGCGCGCCGCGGACCTCGCCGTACGCAACCGGCTGGCGCGCGAGCTGCACGACTCGGTCGGTCACGCCCTGAGCGCGGTCACCCTGCAGGCGAGCGCCGCCCGCCGGGTCCTCGACAGCGACCCGGCGTTCGTCCGCGAGGCCCTCGCCGCGATCGAGGACACCACCCGGCGCACCGTCGGTGAACTCGACGCCGTGCTGGGTGTGCTGCGTGAGGGCGACGCCCCCGGCACGGCCCCGGCGCCGACCCTCGCCGCCGACCTCGACGGTCTGCTGCGGCGTACCCGGGCGGGCGGACAGCGGGTGCGCGCGACCGTGGACGCCGACCCGGAGGCGCTGCCCCCGCTGCTGTCCCGCGAGGCCTACCGCATCGTGCAGGAGGGGCTCAGCAACGCCCTCAAGCACGCCGGTGAGCGGGCCGCGGTGGAGCTGCGGATCACGGTGGCGGGCGGGGCGCTGGAGATCACCGTGGAGAATCCGGTGGACGGCGCCGCTCCCTCCCGCGCCGGCGGCGGCCACGGGCTGCGCGGCATGGCGGACCGGGCCAGGCTGCTGGGCGGGACCGCGACGGCCGGACCGACCGGGACGCAGACCTGGCGGCTGCACGCGACGCTGCCGATGACAGGACCCGTGATGAGAGGACCCGCATGA
- a CDS encoding response regulator has protein sequence MTRPAPIRVVLADDERMVRTALRAILSAEPDLEVVGEAATGAEAVSVVREVRPDVVLMDVRMPETDGIRATEQILATSAEPPRIVVVTTFENDSYVYDALRAGAAGFLLKRVDADALVQAVRLVARSDSLLFPAAVRTLAAEHARARPAPPAWVAKLTGREREVLRHMAQGLTNAEIARRMEVGAATVKSHVAAVLAKTGTRDRTQAVIAAYEAGFLNGR, from the coding sequence ATGACCCGCCCGGCCCCGATCCGTGTCGTCCTCGCCGACGACGAGCGCATGGTGCGCACCGCGCTGCGCGCCATCCTGTCCGCCGAACCGGACCTGGAGGTGGTGGGCGAGGCGGCCACGGGTGCCGAGGCGGTGTCGGTGGTACGGGAGGTGCGGCCCGACGTCGTCCTCATGGACGTCCGGATGCCGGAGACCGACGGGATCCGTGCCACCGAGCAGATCCTCGCCACGTCGGCCGAGCCGCCGCGGATCGTCGTCGTGACGACGTTCGAGAACGACTCCTACGTGTACGACGCGCTGCGGGCCGGAGCGGCCGGGTTCCTGCTGAAGCGGGTGGACGCCGACGCGCTGGTGCAGGCGGTCCGGCTGGTGGCGCGCAGCGACAGCCTGCTGTTCCCGGCGGCGGTCCGCACCCTCGCGGCCGAGCACGCCCGCGCCCGTCCGGCGCCGCCCGCGTGGGTGGCGAAGCTCACGGGCCGTGAGCGGGAGGTGCTGCGGCACATGGCGCAGGGGCTGACCAACGCGGAGATCGCCCGCCGGATGGAGGTCGGCGCGGCCACGGTGAAGTCGCACGTCGCGGCGGTCCTGGCCAAGACCGGCACCCGGGACCGCACGCAGGCGGTGATCGCGGCGTACGAGGCCGGTTTTCTGAACGGCCGATGA
- a CDS encoding peptidoglycan D,D-transpeptidase FtsI family protein: MNKTIRRASVFALLLVFALLVRATWVQFYEGRALADDKDNRRNAIETYSAPLGNIIVGGRSVTGSAPTKTGDLKYKRTYTDGPLYAAVTGYASQAYAPTQLEGIYTDLLNGTDSRLKSVMDTLTNQRAEPGNVVTTIDPDVQKAAYEALGDKKGGAVAIDPKTGKILAVVSTPSYSPSSLTDANTAGAAWQKLTTDPEKPLVNRALRQPLPPGSTFKLVVAAAALEDGLYSSVDERTDSPDPYTLPGTSRELTNENPNAPCTNATIRTALEYSCNNVFAKMAVKLGQDKVKAMADKFGFNDDKLDVPVRAYTSVYPSDMYPSQTALTGIGQFDVTATPLQMAMVSAAIANGGKLVSPHMVSQITDSGGDVLRDYDDEAGTKEIVSSSTAEQLQSAMETVVSKGTGTNAQVPGATVGGKTGTAQHGENNSQVPYAWFTSYGKSDSSGKEVAVAVVVEQSDAARSEVSGNGLAAPVAKAMMQAALKD, from the coding sequence ATGAACAAGACGATCAGGCGCGCTTCGGTCTTCGCTCTGCTGCTGGTGTTCGCTCTGCTGGTCAGGGCGACCTGGGTGCAGTTCTACGAGGGCCGGGCGCTGGCAGACGACAAGGACAACCGGCGGAACGCGATCGAGACGTACTCGGCGCCGCTCGGGAACATCATCGTGGGCGGCCGGTCGGTCACCGGCTCGGCGCCGACGAAGACGGGCGACCTGAAGTACAAGCGGACGTACACGGACGGTCCGCTGTACGCAGCGGTGACGGGTTACGCGTCGCAGGCGTACGCCCCGACTCAGCTGGAGGGCATCTACACCGATCTGCTCAACGGCACGGACAGCCGGCTGAAGTCCGTGATGGACACGCTCACCAACCAGCGGGCCGAGCCGGGCAACGTGGTCACGACCATCGACCCGGACGTGCAGAAGGCGGCCTACGAGGCGCTGGGCGACAAGAAGGGCGGTGCCGTCGCGATCGACCCGAAGACCGGGAAGATCCTCGCGGTCGTGTCGACGCCGTCGTACAGCCCTTCTTCGCTGACCGACGCCAACACGGCCGGGGCAGCCTGGCAGAAGCTCACGACCGACCCGGAGAAGCCGCTGGTCAACCGTGCGCTGCGGCAGCCGCTGCCGCCCGGTTCGACGTTCAAGCTGGTCGTGGCGGCGGCCGCGCTGGAGGACGGGCTGTACTCGTCGGTGGACGAGCGGACGGACAGCCCGGACCCGTACACGCTGCCGGGCACCAGCCGGGAGCTGACGAACGAGAACCCGAACGCGCCCTGCACCAACGCCACGATCCGCACGGCGCTGGAGTACTCGTGCAACAACGTCTTCGCGAAGATGGCCGTGAAGCTGGGCCAGGACAAGGTGAAGGCGATGGCCGACAAGTTCGGCTTCAACGACGACAAACTGGACGTACCGGTCCGGGCCTACACGAGCGTGTACCCGTCGGACATGTATCCGTCGCAGACGGCCCTGACGGGCATCGGCCAGTTCGACGTCACCGCCACACCGCTGCAGATGGCCATGGTGTCGGCGGCCATAGCCAACGGCGGCAAGCTGGTATCGCCTCATATGGTCTCGCAGATCACCGACAGCGGCGGTGACGTGCTGCGGGACTACGACGACGAGGCGGGCACCAAGGAGATCGTCAGCTCCTCGACCGCCGAGCAGCTGCAGTCGGCGATGGAGACGGTCGTGAGCAAGGGCACGGGCACGAACGCCCAGGTGCCGGGCGCGACCGTGGGCGGCAAGACGGGCACGGCCCAGCACGGCGAGAACAACAGCCAGGTGCCGTACGCCTGGTTCACCTCGTACGGCAAGTCCGACTCGTCGGGCAAGGAGGTCGCCGTGGCGGTCGTGGTCGAGCAGTCGGACGCGGCCCGCTCGGAGGTCAGCGGCAACGGTCTGGCGGCGCCGGTCGCCAAGGCGATGATGCAAGCGGCGCTCAAGGACTGA
- a CDS encoding NCS2 family permease, protein MSESQKVADRSDAAPPAANSVDRFFKISERGSTFGREIRGGFATFFTMAYILVLNPIILGSAKDKFGHQLDAVQLTTATALVAAVMTIIMGIGGNLPLALAAGLGLNAVVAFQIAPLMSWDDAMGLIVLEGLLICVLVVTGLREAVMHAIPQPLKQAISVGIGLFIAFIGFVDAGFVSRIPDAANTTVPVQLGGTGTLAGWPMLVFCLGVLLTIGLLARKVKGAILISIVTMTALAIVINSIADIKSWGLTTPSWPDRLVDTPDFGLIGDFDLFGAFSAPGVGVITVVLLIFTLILSDFFDTMGTVVGISAEAGLLDEDGKVPNLGRVLLIDGAAAVAGGAASASSATSYIESAAGVGEGSRTGFSNLVTGGLFGLALFLTPLLTIVPLQAAAPALVAVGFLMMTQVKHIDWDRYDIAIPAFLTIAVMPFTYSITNGIGAGFLAYVVIKTVLGKAKEVHWLLWGTSALFLVYFAIDPIEQLLGAK, encoded by the coding sequence ATGTCCGAATCGCAGAAGGTGGCCGACCGGTCGGACGCCGCGCCACCAGCGGCGAACAGCGTCGACCGGTTCTTCAAGATCTCCGAGCGGGGGTCCACCTTCGGCCGGGAGATCCGCGGCGGCTTCGCCACGTTCTTCACGATGGCCTACATCCTTGTCCTGAATCCCATCATCCTGGGCAGTGCGAAGGACAAGTTCGGGCACCAGCTGGACGCCGTCCAACTCACCACCGCCACCGCCCTGGTGGCCGCCGTCATGACCATCATCATGGGCATCGGCGGCAACCTGCCCCTGGCGCTCGCCGCCGGACTCGGCCTGAACGCCGTGGTCGCCTTCCAGATCGCCCCGCTGATGAGCTGGGACGACGCGATGGGCCTGATCGTCCTCGAAGGCCTGCTGATCTGCGTACTGGTGGTGACCGGTCTGCGCGAGGCCGTCATGCACGCGATACCCCAGCCGCTCAAGCAGGCGATCAGCGTCGGCATCGGCCTGTTCATCGCCTTCATCGGCTTCGTCGACGCCGGGTTCGTCAGCCGCATCCCGGACGCCGCCAACACCACCGTGCCCGTTCAGCTGGGCGGCACCGGCACCCTCGCCGGCTGGCCGATGCTCGTCTTCTGCCTCGGCGTGCTGCTGACGATCGGACTGCTCGCCCGCAAGGTCAAGGGCGCCATCCTGATCAGCATCGTCACCATGACCGCGCTGGCGATCGTGATCAACTCCATCGCCGACATCAAGTCCTGGGGCCTGACCACACCCTCCTGGCCGGACCGGCTCGTCGACACCCCCGACTTCGGGCTCATCGGCGACTTCGACCTGTTCGGCGCGTTCAGCGCCCCCGGCGTCGGTGTCATCACCGTCGTCCTGCTGATCTTCACGCTGATCCTGTCCGACTTCTTCGACACCATGGGCACGGTCGTCGGCATCAGCGCCGAGGCCGGGCTGCTCGACGAGGACGGCAAGGTCCCGAACCTCGGCCGGGTGCTGCTCATCGACGGTGCCGCCGCGGTCGCCGGCGGTGCGGCCTCCGCCTCCTCGGCGACCTCCTACATCGAGTCAGCGGCCGGTGTCGGCGAGGGCTCGCGCACCGGCTTCTCCAACCTCGTCACCGGCGGCCTGTTCGGCCTCGCGCTGTTCCTCACCCCGCTGCTCACCATCGTCCCGCTCCAGGCGGCAGCCCCCGCCCTGGTCGCCGTCGGCTTCCTGATGATGACCCAGGTCAAGCACATCGACTGGGACCGCTACGACATCGCCATCCCCGCGTTCCTCACCATCGCCGTGATGCCGTTCACCTACTCCATCACCAACGGCATCGGCGCCGGCTTCCTCGCCTACGTCGTCATCAAGACCGTCCTCGGCAAGGCCAAGGAGGTCCACTGGCTGCTCTGGGGGACCTCGGCGCTGTTCCTCGTGTACTTCGCGATCGACCCGATCGAGCAGCTCCTCGGGGCGAAGTGA
- a CDS encoding SigE family RNA polymerase sigma factor, with product MGTVVDDAASVEFHAFFERHYADLSRLAHLLTGESDTADDLAADALLALWHRWDRVRAADHPVAYARGVVANLARTRIRSAVRERRRIALFWSQREENTENPDIAGVVDVQEALRRLPFRKRACVVLRHAFDLSEKDTALALGVSVGTVKSQTSKGMAELQRLLGTRAVPQRMHVALGAPHCSPAVEGVRTGEGGGRDR from the coding sequence GTGGGCACAGTCGTCGACGACGCCGCCTCCGTGGAGTTCCACGCCTTCTTCGAGCGTCACTACGCCGATCTGTCGCGCCTGGCCCATCTGTTGACCGGCGAGTCGGACACCGCCGACGACCTGGCGGCGGACGCGCTGCTGGCGCTGTGGCACCGCTGGGACCGGGTGCGCGCGGCCGACCACCCGGTGGCGTACGCGCGCGGTGTTGTCGCCAACCTGGCCCGTACCCGCATCCGCAGCGCGGTGCGCGAGCGGCGGCGCATCGCCCTGTTCTGGTCGCAGCGCGAGGAGAACACCGAGAACCCGGACATCGCGGGCGTGGTCGACGTGCAGGAGGCGTTGCGCAGGCTGCCGTTCCGCAAGCGGGCCTGTGTGGTGCTGCGGCACGCGTTCGACCTGTCGGAGAAGGACACCGCGCTCGCCCTCGGCGTCTCGGTGGGTACGGTGAAGAGCCAGACCTCGAAGGGGATGGCCGAACTCCAGCGGTTGCTGGGGACGCGGGCCGTGCCGCAGCGGATGCACGTGGCGCTGGGTGCGCCGCACTGTTCGCCCGCCGTGGAGGGCGTGCGCACCGGTGAGGGCGGAGGGAGGGACCGATGA
- a CDS encoding pectate lyase, translated as MTAPAERRVRHRRSVTKRRAVIAALSAFGITGAAIVTTSMLSTAGAASSWPTDKGKTPVPKTIPVSGVRDGGMKMFYGTGALGNDNQDEGQDPIFELADGATLKNVIIGTPAADGVHCKGTCTLQNVWWLDVGEDAASFKGKSSSAVYKVIGGGAKNADDKVLQFNGAGTLTVSGFQVQNAGKLVRSCGNCKTQYKRTIVLSDIDVTAPMNSIVGVNANYGDTATLSKIRIHGDSKKKIKTCVRFEGNNTGKEPKELSPPGPDGKSCKFKASDISYP; from the coding sequence ATGACTGCACCAGCAGAACGGCGCGTCCGCCACCGCCGCAGCGTCACCAAGCGGCGGGCGGTGATCGCCGCGCTGTCCGCGTTCGGCATCACGGGAGCGGCGATCGTCACCACGTCGATGCTGTCGACGGCGGGCGCCGCGTCTTCCTGGCCCACGGACAAGGGCAAGACGCCCGTGCCGAAGACCATCCCGGTCTCCGGTGTGCGTGACGGCGGGATGAAGATGTTCTACGGCACCGGCGCGCTCGGCAACGACAACCAGGACGAGGGCCAGGACCCGATCTTCGAGCTGGCCGACGGCGCGACCCTGAAGAACGTCATCATCGGCACCCCCGCGGCGGACGGCGTGCACTGCAAGGGCACGTGCACCCTGCAGAACGTGTGGTGGCTGGACGTCGGCGAGGACGCGGCCAGTTTCAAGGGCAAGTCCTCGTCGGCGGTGTACAAGGTGATCGGCGGCGGCGCCAAGAACGCCGACGACAAGGTGCTCCAGTTCAACGGCGCCGGCACCCTCACCGTGTCGGGCTTCCAGGTCCAGAACGCCGGCAAGCTGGTCCGCTCCTGCGGCAACTGCAAGACGCAGTACAAGCGCACGATCGTGCTCAGCGACATCGACGTGACGGCTCCGATGAACTCGATCGTCGGAGTGAACGCCAACTACGGCGACACGGCGACGCTGTCGAAGATCCGCATCCACGGCGACAGCAAGAAGAAGATCAAGACGTGTGTGCGCTTCGAGGGCAACAACACGGGCAAGGAGCCCAAGGAGCTGTCGCCTCCCGGCCCGGACGGCAAGAGCTGCAAGTTCAAGGCCTCCGACATCAGCTACCCGTAG
- a CDS encoding right-handed parallel beta-helix repeat-containing protein, whose protein sequence is MPPSTGRHRSTRTLSIAAAVVCAAGAGGVGLGLTTGGARAASTTITVSTAAQLEEAVRNATAGTVIQVRGGTYHPSATLESSANGTASAPITLRAYDGEKVRIDGSGLPAGSWLAGINGDHWTVQDLAFVNSPAQGFVATSSVGGVFRNLVTADNGDSGFTLRGDGTTGNLVQNLDSHGNYDPAGHGRNADGIAVKFGSGTGNRITGARLYDNADDGLDLWQFSSPVTIEHSWAFGNGENRWKDPAFEGGGNGFELGGGGASVAHVVTGNAAWDNTRHGFTENSNTGAVALHRNTAFANAGNGFSFATGTARLGGNLAVGDKGGAAALGPSAVSVGNTWDSGTATPSFRSTDPAGAYGARRADGSLPRTNFLTTGSTTTGSAMD, encoded by the coding sequence GTGCCGCCGAGCACCGGACGCCATCGCAGCACCCGTACGCTCTCCATCGCCGCGGCCGTGGTCTGTGCCGCGGGGGCCGGCGGCGTCGGCCTCGGGCTGACGACCGGCGGCGCCCGGGCCGCCTCGACGACGATCACCGTCTCCACCGCGGCCCAGCTCGAAGAGGCCGTGCGGAACGCCACCGCCGGCACCGTGATCCAGGTCCGCGGCGGCACCTACCACCCGTCCGCCACCCTGGAGTCCAGCGCGAACGGCACCGCTTCCGCGCCCATCACCCTGCGGGCGTACGACGGGGAGAAGGTGCGGATCGACGGGTCCGGACTGCCCGCCGGCTCCTGGCTGGCCGGGATCAACGGCGACCACTGGACCGTCCAGGACCTCGCGTTCGTCAACTCCCCGGCCCAGGGCTTCGTCGCCACTTCCTCGGTCGGCGGGGTCTTCAGAAACCTGGTCACCGCGGACAACGGCGACTCCGGCTTCACCCTGCGCGGCGACGGCACCACCGGCAACCTCGTGCAGAACCTGGACAGCCACGGCAACTACGACCCGGCCGGCCACGGCCGGAACGCCGACGGCATCGCGGTCAAGTTCGGCTCGGGGACCGGGAACAGGATCACCGGAGCCCGGCTGTACGACAACGCCGACGACGGCCTCGACCTGTGGCAGTTCTCCTCGCCGGTGACCATCGAGCACTCCTGGGCCTTCGGCAACGGCGAGAACCGCTGGAAGGACCCGGCCTTCGAGGGCGGCGGCAACGGCTTCGAGCTGGGCGGCGGGGGCGCGTCCGTCGCCCACGTCGTCACCGGCAACGCGGCCTGGGACAACACGCGGCACGGCTTCACCGAGAACTCCAACACCGGCGCCGTCGCCCTGCACCGCAACACCGCCTTCGCCAACGCGGGGAACGGTTTCTCCTTCGCCACCGGCACGGCCCGCCTCGGCGGGAACCTCGCCGTCGGCGACAAGGGTGGAGCGGCGGCGCTCGGCCCCTCGGCGGTCTCCGTCGGCAACACCTGGGACAGCGGCACCGCCACCCCGTCCTTCCGGTCGACGGACCCGGCCGGCGCGTACGGAGCCCGCCGGGCGGACGGCTCCCTGCCCAGGACGAATTTCCTGACGACCGGCTCCACGACCACCGGCTCGGCGATGGACTGA
- a CDS encoding family 43 glycosylhydrolase, which produces MRPRIARTLLLPLLALTGLLMTLLTAPPSTADPGAPPVKHSKYAGYLFAYFTGEGTADGEQIRYALSRGNDPLHWRELNAGKPVLTSTIGEKGLRDPFVIRSPEGDKFYLIATDLRMYKNSSGSWDQVQRHGSKSIMVWESTDLVHWTDQRLVKVSPDSAGNTWAPEAYWDDELDAYVVFWASKLYADDDPDHKGSTYNKMLYATTKDFRTFSEPKVWNDPGYSVIDSTVVKYEDEYYRYTKDERDPGSSSPCSKFITGEKSTSLTSTKYDFVADCIGKGAMDRGEGPTVFKSNTEKKWYLFIDEYGGRGYIPFETTDLASGKWTPSTDYQLPASPRHGTVLPVTQQEYDRLLAAYPATPASVVDATAKHQKGYAIVTDSASKVVLPMRPDADLRGLAPKLWVGEGAKLSPKSGTRRDFRKPQKYTVTAADGTRRTWTVEAVRTRSPILPGLNADPDVHYLNGRYWIYPTTDGFPGWSGTKFKAYSSKDLVNWKDHGVILDLGPDVTWADKNAWAPAIAERDGKYYFYFCAEQQIGVAVADSPAGPFEDALGKPLVPKGGSLKGQMIDPAVFTDDDGQAYLYWGNGHGYVVPLNDDMVSYDASKVRDITPDNFREGAFVIKRKGTYYFMWSEDDTRSENYHVAYATGPSPLGPWTKHGTILQKRPEYGILGTGHHSVVNTPGTDDWYAVYHRFALNGPGRPGGDGMHRETTIDRMEFAADGSIKPVVPTLEGIEPVRR; this is translated from the coding sequence ATGCGCCCCCGCATCGCCCGCACGCTCCTGCTGCCTCTCCTGGCCCTGACCGGCCTCCTCATGACCCTCCTCACGGCACCTCCCAGCACCGCAGATCCCGGAGCCCCACCCGTGAAGCACAGCAAGTACGCCGGCTATCTCTTCGCCTACTTCACCGGCGAGGGCACCGCCGACGGCGAGCAGATCCGCTACGCCCTCAGCCGCGGCAACGACCCGCTGCACTGGCGCGAGCTGAACGCCGGCAAGCCGGTGCTGACGTCCACGATCGGCGAGAAGGGCCTGCGCGACCCGTTCGTCATCCGCTCCCCCGAGGGCGACAAGTTCTACCTGATCGCCACCGACCTGCGGATGTACAAGAACTCCAGCGGCAGCTGGGACCAGGTCCAGCGGCACGGCAGCAAGTCGATCATGGTCTGGGAGTCCACCGACCTGGTCCACTGGACCGACCAGCGCCTGGTGAAGGTCTCCCCGGACAGCGCTGGCAACACCTGGGCCCCGGAGGCCTACTGGGACGACGAGCTCGACGCGTACGTCGTCTTCTGGGCGTCGAAGCTGTACGCCGACGACGACCCTGACCACAAGGGCAGCACGTACAACAAGATGCTGTACGCGACGACGAAGGACTTCCGCACCTTCAGCGAGCCGAAGGTCTGGAACGACCCGGGCTACTCGGTGATCGACTCCACGGTCGTGAAGTACGAGGACGAGTATTACCGCTACACCAAGGACGAGCGGGACCCCGGCTCCTCCAGCCCCTGCTCGAAGTTCATCACCGGGGAGAAGTCCACCTCCCTGACCTCGACGAAGTACGACTTCGTGGCCGACTGCATCGGCAAGGGCGCGATGGACCGCGGTGAGGGCCCGACGGTGTTCAAGTCGAACACCGAGAAGAAGTGGTACCTGTTCATCGACGAGTACGGCGGCCGCGGCTACATCCCCTTCGAGACCACCGACCTCGCCTCCGGCAAGTGGACACCGTCCACGGACTACCAGCTCCCGGCGAGCCCGCGGCACGGCACGGTCCTGCCGGTGACGCAGCAGGAGTACGACCGCCTGCTGGCCGCCTACCCGGCCACGCCCGCCTCGGTGGTGGACGCGACGGCGAAGCACCAGAAGGGGTACGCGATCGTCACGGACAGCGCCTCGAAGGTCGTCCTGCCGATGCGGCCCGACGCCGACCTGCGCGGCCTCGCCCCGAAGCTGTGGGTCGGTGAGGGCGCGAAGCTCAGCCCGAAGTCCGGCACCCGGCGCGACTTCCGCAAGCCGCAGAAGTACACGGTCACGGCCGCCGACGGCACCAGGCGGACCTGGACGGTCGAGGCGGTCCGCACCCGCAGCCCGATCCTGCCGGGCCTCAACGCCGACCCGGACGTCCACTACCTCAACGGCAGGTACTGGATCTATCCGACGACGGACGGCTTCCCCGGCTGGAGCGGCACCAAGTTCAAGGCCTACTCGTCGAAGGACCTGGTCAACTGGAAGGACCACGGCGTCATCCTCGACCTCGGGCCGGACGTGACCTGGGCCGACAAGAACGCCTGGGCACCCGCGATCGCCGAGCGGGACGGCAAGTACTACTTCTACTTCTGCGCCGAGCAGCAGATCGGCGTGGCGGTGGCGGACTCCCCCGCCGGCCCCTTCGAGGACGCGCTCGGCAAGCCCCTGGTCCCCAAGGGCGGTTCGCTGAAGGGCCAGATGATCGACCCGGCCGTCTTCACGGACGACGACGGCCAGGCCTATCTGTACTGGGGCAACGGTCACGGGTACGTCGTGCCGCTGAATGACGACATGGTGTCGTACGACGCGTCGAAGGTGCGGGACATCACCCCGGACAACTTCCGCGAGGGCGCCTTCGTGATCAAGCGGAAGGGCACGTACTACTTCATGTGGTCGGAGGACGACACCCGCAGCGAGAACTACCACGTGGCGTACGCGACGGGGCCGTCCCCTCTCGGCCCGTGGACCAAACACGGGACGATCCTTCAGAAGCGGCCCGAGTACGGCATCCTCGGCACCGGTCACCACTCGGTGGTGAACACCCCCGGCACCGACGACTGGTACGCCGTTTACCACCGCTTCGCCCTCAACGGGCCCGGACGGCCGGGCGGCGACGGCATGCACCGTGAGACGACCATCGACCGCATGGAGTTCGCGGCCGACGGCAGCATCAAGCCGGTGGTGCCGACTCTGGAGGGCATCGAGCCGGTGCGGCGGTGA